A region of Haloplanus sp. XH21 DNA encodes the following proteins:
- a CDS encoding nucleotidyl transferase AbiEii/AbiGii toxin family protein → MSNADRSQYAEPVTSLSEGELQDVLSAAEPPVCLLGGWAVHLQVTDGFQAAHDRAYIGSRDIDLGIHVDPAWSTDELQTAPVATTLERIENDLGYSRGRFGFYQQFHRDTHERLDDAAARDQPAHNVFRVDIDIIPDTTALDVFQDTFGFRPPAEPLLEPVFEADAGEPLADYVDWEQPPDSFIAPAELLAAMKVRAFPDRDKSHKQLKDLADLHALLWYVTDYADIRSAVRARLTDEDITAFESMTSDDLYDRTAGLIEVDPTIVRQSIERLLA, encoded by the coding sequence ATGAGTAACGCGGATCGCAGCCAGTACGCCGAGCCGGTGACATCCCTCTCGGAAGGCGAACTGCAGGACGTCCTCTCGGCTGCCGAACCCCCCGTCTGTCTGCTCGGCGGGTGGGCGGTCCACCTCCAGGTCACGGACGGCTTTCAAGCCGCCCACGACCGCGCGTACATTGGCTCCCGGGACATTGACCTCGGGATCCACGTCGACCCAGCGTGGTCGACTGACGAACTGCAGACAGCGCCGGTTGCAACCACGCTCGAGCGTATCGAGAACGACCTCGGATACAGCCGCGGCCGGTTCGGCTTCTACCAGCAGTTCCACAGGGACACACACGAGCGCCTCGACGACGCAGCGGCGCGCGACCAGCCGGCACACAACGTCTTCCGGGTCGACATCGACATCATCCCGGATACGACAGCACTCGACGTCTTTCAGGACACCTTTGGATTTCGTCCACCGGCTGAACCCCTGCTCGAACCAGTGTTCGAGGCAGACGCGGGAGAGCCGCTCGCCGACTACGTCGACTGGGAGCAGCCGCCTGACTCGTTCATCGCCCCAGCCGAACTCCTCGCAGCGATGAAGGTCCGGGCGTTTCCGGACCGCGACAAGAGCCACAAGCAACTGAAGGATCTCGCGGACCTGCACGCACTCCTCTGGTACGTGACCGACTATGCCGACATTCGGTCAGCGGTTCGAGCACGCCTGACCGACGAGGACATTACAGCGTTCGAGTCGATGACGAGCGACGATCTCTACGACCGGACAGCCGGCCTCATCGAGGTCGATCCGACCATCGTCCGGCAGTCGATAGAGCGGCTGTTAGCTTGA
- a CDS encoding MarR family transcriptional regulator: MRFDADWMSRADDRILEHLSEAGPDTPKEMADSDRVRFSRQHINARCKTLVTYGLIVHLGNGVYDITRRGEQYLTGELDARELEAE; the protein is encoded by the coding sequence ATGCGCTTTGACGCCGACTGGATGTCTCGCGCCGATGACCGCATTCTAGAGCATCTCTCTGAAGCCGGCCCCGATACCCCGAAAGAAATGGCGGACAGCGATCGGGTTCGATTCTCACGCCAACACATCAACGCCCGCTGCAAGACACTCGTTACCTACGGCCTCATCGTCCACCTCGGAAACGGCGTCTACGACATCACTCGTCGGGGAGAGCAGTATCTCACCGGCGAACTCGACGCTCGCGAACTTGAAGCCGAATGA
- a CDS encoding DNA-binding protein codes for MSSNSSSSKVVTVDEQAFERTEDAGVDEDGFEVVDGTPELRATVEQETQAKVDSNHPDGIVQDFSHLPLAQEERIRAREAELERISAQAELGTQHGRAERTRAVVTEQVRRRTRANSDRGQHGDTADPREALSQEHLATVNQEAHRIAEKIEHGPSRAAIARLLADKVVDGQGITDAVFDTLDAVKQMPGVIIPIDEVPDVPVSEVSVSGQIIELWRPSSSAISQVGLIADESGKIKFTSWSKSDQKGVREGDRVQIKYAKKNWYRGRCSIALTYDSRIVFPERDRQWWKG; via the coding sequence ATGTCAAGTAACAGCTCTAGTAGCAAGGTCGTTACGGTGGATGAACAGGCATTCGAACGAACTGAAGACGCCGGCGTCGACGAGGACGGCTTCGAGGTGGTCGATGGGACACCGGAGCTCAGAGCGACGGTCGAGCAGGAGACGCAGGCGAAGGTGGATTCGAACCATCCGGACGGGATCGTCCAGGACTTCTCACACCTGCCGCTGGCCCAGGAAGAGCGCATTCGTGCCAGGGAAGCAGAACTGGAGCGCATCAGTGCGCAGGCCGAACTCGGAACGCAACACGGACGGGCGGAGCGCACGCGTGCGGTCGTCACCGAGCAGGTCCGCCGACGGACGAGAGCGAACTCGGACCGGGGACAGCACGGAGATACCGCTGATCCACGGGAAGCCCTTTCGCAAGAGCATCTCGCAACGGTCAACCAGGAGGCACACCGGATTGCCGAAAAGATCGAGCACGGTCCCAGTCGGGCGGCGATCGCCCGACTCCTCGCCGACAAGGTCGTGGACGGGCAGGGAATCACCGATGCGGTGTTCGACACGCTCGACGCCGTGAAGCAGATGCCCGGTGTCATCATCCCGATCGACGAGGTGCCGGACGTGCCGGTCAGCGAGGTGAGCGTCAGCGGTCAGATCATCGAGCTGTGGCGACCGAGTAGTTCGGCCATCAGTCAGGTCGGGCTGATCGCGGACGAGAGCGGCAAAATCAAGTTCACCAGCTGGTCGAAGAGCGACCAGAAAGGGGTCAGAGAGGGCGATCGCGTCCAGATCAAATACGCGAAGAAGAACTGGTACCGGGGCCGGTGCAGCATCGCACTGACCTACGACAGCCGGATCGTGTTCCCGGAGCGCGACCGGCAGTGGTGGAAGGGGTAG
- a CDS encoding primase-like DNA-binding domain-containing protein, whose translation MTPTSAGLEPDVVSTAITSLHKLSATDSDGVIARLTPFRSEQPVTFEFLAISDGTNEPVEFYYGADTKLDVLQQRLRSIYPDSFDIDRVDIDIVRKLIQPVEQQPAEFDGGLEEERLLDPDAADPPTDRNPPIGTDGGTVRARPSLEDVTPYGVRWRGSVDRRKDWMTSLTDFSETITPTPNHADEENPHSGRAPLAPLIDQLTDAAQPLAFQVVFQRKPDWSRQARRRSGALLAGKDTLLQKLLSIESPGRRHDSHRTSTGNRHERHRHGVGRDRRRPSQTKMRDRERDQETETRLDHLRENTPKRTFTVNARLLALSTDDDIDELETRLDTLCSVFDPLDGPYYEIEGERFRDRGLLDRTADTRARSALERFRTRSIATRRRDHLPRPTNRADSRLDLVLNAEELANLIVVPSAADLTVEGSRGTRAEQRSRNPLPRPTHDITRQLRRPGLELGYLLDENRDPEDEPLRIPPDLLPFHVGRFAKTGAGKSIALINDALSVYEQTSGPVFLIDTKGGGLPDNYMRAHAKRFGFEDLEENVLHFDIPELLPGFAFFNIEPALANGVPRQQAIKDRVDHYVEVLKMTMGAERYEQAVVSPNLLKYLIRLMYDAEHGLDHGRYRESVDYFGQSQLEQVVDQLYAAGPPQAAPEEAPQSSSEEVTSKIHRHLMADPQTFANIMGGVSNRMDYITADPFLRQIFDTTEPCFDIRNLLDEDVVVIFDLGDLRADAATVMAGVILTNLYDAVTERGSAELAATPDDYVANLLIDEASSIVVSDVFNDLLEKGREFNLSVELVSQFPEQMELEGDREVYLNVLNNIGAPIVGKIAVDDEIARALAHEDMDPTEFRNRVRALPRGEWIAQVPSPEFGETGPMPFSIDPLPIPAGHPESEVPLTAAEEARFGDALDTVHERTQADYGVPVDGNEPTARVPEPLQETLELATDSLDELLAVLSRYVQLREGVRETNEPVSVRAVDDLLETWYDTQLPGSDSDANDEGDRNVPSREALAEIRDRSPLFELSVDTDRNETVMRLTETGEQTSEPETGTVQAAGTAAHDDAIGRVEAAFTRAGFLVAPVRQDGSAQPDAWAVHPEAEVPIALEVETTTHTKPAKVLTNLARAQEHGVVPVFVVPPGDDAESAIAQRVANILEDPVKTRKRGEVELYVGTDHVTFNGGAEADNGVTAVRPVASETDTTSNRTRWRREGREYVLTDEDGTEHARVADVDAAPKEQFPATYSIDRDSGTVTVSVPGELPRTYESEAAFREDWVPVKRPVLPESDLPVAEYDPETYVIGVLRDGDRATEKRNEDVAIYQDSALHPVQGLTEALQTGELRAARSHPDDVHGSEQPATVTADGGACEQDFAGRQGEAQSTSTAETNSSSPDSAAAGVESFASERLVEDEGNVIPFREVYDAYEFFVEANEFEPKPDTHLTPALKEHITVESQSKWFDGETQQCYIGVDLVDSGAQRGDRGE comes from the coding sequence GTGACCCCTACGTCCGCAGGGCTCGAACCTGACGTCGTTTCCACCGCAATCACCAGCCTGCACAAGCTTTCGGCGACCGACTCGGACGGCGTCATCGCGCGCCTAACTCCGTTCCGGAGCGAACAGCCGGTGACGTTCGAGTTCCTCGCGATTAGCGACGGGACAAACGAGCCGGTGGAGTTCTACTACGGGGCCGACACCAAGCTTGACGTTCTCCAGCAGCGCCTGCGATCCATCTACCCCGACTCCTTCGACATCGATCGTGTCGACATCGACATCGTGCGGAAGCTCATTCAGCCCGTCGAGCAGCAGCCCGCTGAATTTGATGGGGGGCTGGAGGAGGAGCGGCTTCTTGATCCAGACGCGGCTGATCCGCCCACCGACCGGAACCCGCCGATTGGGACGGACGGTGGGACGGTTCGGGCACGGCCGTCGCTAGAGGACGTCACTCCCTACGGTGTGCGCTGGCGGGGAAGCGTCGACCGGCGGAAGGATTGGATGACTTCCCTGACCGACTTCTCGGAGACCATCACGCCCACGCCCAATCACGCGGACGAGGAGAATCCGCATTCGGGTCGCGCACCCCTCGCCCCGTTGATCGACCAACTGACGGACGCTGCACAGCCGCTGGCCTTCCAGGTGGTGTTCCAGCGGAAACCGGACTGGTCGAGGCAGGCTCGACGGCGCTCGGGAGCGCTCCTCGCTGGGAAGGACACGCTCCTCCAGAAACTCCTCTCGATCGAATCACCTGGTCGGCGACACGATTCTCATCGCACATCGACGGGGAACCGACACGAACGCCACCGCCATGGTGTCGGTCGGGACCGTCGACGGCCATCCCAGACGAAGATGCGCGACCGCGAACGGGACCAGGAGACCGAGACGCGGCTCGACCACCTCCGCGAGAACACGCCGAAGCGAACCTTCACCGTGAACGCCCGACTGCTCGCACTCTCGACGGATGACGACATCGACGAGCTGGAGACACGCCTCGACACCCTGTGCTCGGTCTTCGACCCTCTCGATGGGCCATACTACGAGATCGAGGGCGAACGGTTCCGGGATCGGGGGTTGTTGGATCGCACGGCGGACACACGCGCTCGCTCAGCACTGGAGCGGTTCCGGACCCGCTCGATCGCGACGCGCCGACGCGACCATCTTCCGAGGCCGACGAACCGGGCGGACAGTCGGCTGGACCTCGTGCTGAACGCCGAGGAACTCGCGAATCTCATCGTCGTCCCGTCGGCGGCGGACCTCACTGTCGAAGGCAGCCGTGGCACGCGCGCCGAGCAGCGGAGCCGCAACCCGCTCCCGCGCCCGACCCACGATATCACCCGCCAACTGCGACGACCGGGCTTAGAACTCGGATACCTGCTCGACGAGAATCGCGACCCCGAGGACGAGCCACTCAGAATCCCACCGGATCTGCTCCCGTTTCACGTCGGCCGGTTCGCCAAGACCGGCGCCGGCAAGTCAATCGCGCTGATCAACGACGCGCTCTCGGTGTACGAGCAGACCTCGGGCCCCGTGTTCCTCATCGACACGAAGGGCGGCGGGCTGCCCGATAACTACATGCGCGCCCACGCGAAGCGCTTCGGCTTCGAGGACCTCGAGGAGAACGTCCTCCACTTCGACATCCCGGAGTTGCTTCCGGGCTTTGCGTTCTTCAACATCGAACCCGCGCTCGCGAACGGCGTCCCACGGCAACAGGCGATCAAGGACCGCGTGGACCACTACGTGGAGGTACTCAAGATGACGATGGGTGCGGAACGCTACGAGCAGGCGGTCGTCTCGCCAAACCTCCTGAAATATCTCATTCGGCTCATGTACGATGCGGAGCACGGCCTCGACCACGGTCGCTACCGCGAGTCGGTGGACTACTTCGGGCAATCACAGTTGGAGCAGGTGGTCGACCAGCTCTACGCGGCCGGCCCGCCACAGGCCGCGCCGGAGGAGGCACCACAATCCAGCAGCGAGGAGGTCACCTCGAAGATTCACCGGCACCTGATGGCCGACCCACAGACGTTCGCGAACATCATGGGCGGGGTGAGCAACCGGATGGACTACATCACGGCCGACCCGTTCCTCCGGCAGATTTTCGACACGACCGAGCCGTGCTTCGACATCAGGAACCTACTCGACGAGGACGTCGTTGTCATCTTCGACCTCGGGGACCTACGGGCGGATGCGGCGACGGTGATGGCGGGCGTCATCCTGACGAACCTGTACGACGCGGTCACGGAACGTGGGTCCGCGGAGCTGGCGGCGACCCCAGACGACTACGTCGCCAATCTCCTGATCGACGAGGCGTCGTCGATCGTGGTGTCGGACGTGTTCAACGACCTCCTCGAGAAGGGTCGCGAATTCAACCTGTCCGTGGAGCTGGTCTCGCAGTTCCCCGAGCAGATGGAACTCGAAGGCGACCGCGAGGTCTACCTGAACGTACTGAACAACATCGGTGCCCCGATCGTCGGCAAGATCGCCGTCGACGACGAGATCGCCCGGGCCCTTGCTCACGAAGACATGGACCCTACCGAGTTTCGGAACCGGGTCCGGGCGCTCCCGCGCGGGGAGTGGATCGCCCAAGTTCCGAGCCCGGAATTCGGCGAGACCGGACCGATGCCGTTCAGTATCGATCCCTTGCCGATTCCGGCGGGCCACCCGGAGAGCGAGGTGCCGCTTACGGCTGCCGAGGAAGCGCGCTTCGGGGACGCCCTCGACACCGTACACGAGCGGACGCAGGCCGACTACGGCGTTCCTGTGGACGGGAACGAGCCGACCGCCCGCGTGCCGGAGCCCCTCCAGGAGACACTCGAACTCGCCACGGACAGTCTCGACGAGTTGCTCGCGGTATTGAGCCGCTATGTCCAGCTCCGGGAGGGAGTTCGGGAGACGAACGAGCCGGTGTCCGTGCGGGCGGTGGACGACCTCCTCGAGACGTGGTACGATACCCAGCTCCCTGGATCGGATTCAGATGCAAATGACGAAGGGGACCGCAACGTGCCTTCGCGTGAGGCGCTCGCCGAGATCCGGGATCGCTCACCGCTGTTCGAGCTGTCGGTCGACACCGACCGAAACGAGACTGTAATGCGGCTGACCGAGACGGGCGAACAGACTTCCGAGCCGGAAACCGGCACGGTGCAGGCGGCCGGCACGGCTGCCCATGACGACGCGATCGGCCGGGTTGAGGCCGCGTTCACCCGTGCGGGCTTCCTGGTTGCACCGGTTCGACAGGACGGGAGCGCGCAGCCGGATGCGTGGGCGGTCCATCCCGAGGCCGAGGTTCCGATCGCCCTCGAGGTCGAAACCACGACGCACACGAAGCCCGCGAAGGTGCTGACCAATCTGGCCCGAGCTCAAGAACACGGTGTCGTCCCGGTGTTTGTGGTTCCTCCCGGCGACGACGCCGAGAGTGCCATCGCTCAACGCGTTGCGAACATCCTCGAGGATCCGGTCAAGACACGGAAGCGAGGCGAGGTCGAGTTGTACGTCGGGACCGACCACGTTACCTTCAACGGCGGGGCCGAGGCCGACAACGGCGTCACGGCCGTCCGACCCGTCGCGTCGGAGACCGACACGACATCGAATCGGACCCGGTGGCGCAGGGAGGGTAGGGAGTACGTCCTCACCGATGAGGATGGGACCGAGCACGCCCGGGTGGCGGACGTGGATGCGGCACCAAAAGAGCAGTTCCCCGCCACGTACAGTATCGACCGGGACTCTGGAACGGTGACGGTCTCGGTCCCGGGTGAACTCCCCCGGACGTACGAGTCGGAAGCGGCGTTCCGCGAGGACTGGGTGCCGGTCAAGCGCCCGGTCCTCCCGGAGAGTGATCTGCCTGTGGCGGAGTACGATCCGGAGACGTATGTGATCGGCGTGCTCCGTGATGGTGACCGAGCCACCGAGAAACGGAACGAGGACGTGGCCATCTACCAGGACAGCGCACTCCACCCGGTTCAGGGGCTCACCGAAGCCCTCCAGACGGGCGAGCTTCGAGCTGCGCGTTCCCACCCAGACGACGTCCACGGTTCTGAACAACCCGCCACAGTAACGGCTGATGGCGGCGCGTGCGAGCAGGATTTTGCAGGTAGGCAGGGAGAGGCTCAATCAACATCCACTGCGGAGACGAACTCATCGTCGCCGGACAGCGCGGCAGCAGGCGTGGAATCGTTCGCATCTGAACGGCTCGTCGAGGATGAGGGGAACGTCATCCCGTTCCGGGAAGTCTACGACGCATACGAGTTCTTCGTGGAGGCGAACGAGTTCGAGCCCAAGCCGGACACTCACCTCACACCCGCACTCAAGGAGCACATTACGGTCGAGAGCCAATCGAAGTGGTTCGACGGCGAGACCCAGCAGTGCTACATCGGCGTTGATCTGGTTGACAGCGGTGCCCAACGAGGTGACCGGGGCGAATGA
- a CDS encoding DEAD/DEAH box helicase: MTDESVDDGEESDIDTDAVTRKTFHDALQAEGRPVATAQQIARRLDCSQAAASEALDRLAADGAADRLDVEADPVVWYPTEWRDLADRERVILFPERRELVVDQPSQYTRAQLSRFAHLVDTSGTKGYLYRVRQEDVWAAPFDDLSALLQTVRTVLPRRSPHLEEWIERQWTRARQFTLTTHEDGYTVLEAASESLMGNVARQKLDEEHLHAPISDTESWVVEGSEAAIKRILYEAGYPVVDERDLETGDPLDIDLTTSLRDYQQDWVDRFLDQRAGVFVGPSGSGKTVAAIGALTAIGGETLILVPSRELAGQWRTELLEHTTLAPEQIGEYHGGQKDIRPVTIATYQVAGMDRHRSLFDRREWGLIVYDEVHHIPSEVYRRSADLQSKHRLGLSATPVREDDRETDIYTLVGPPIGTDWDALFDAGYVQEPEVEIRYLPWASDEERNAYASAEPRQKHRVAAENPAKIDEVRHLLAEQPTAKALVFVDWLDQGREIADAIDAPFVSGETPHHERDRLFAEFRDGERRTLVVSRVGDEGIDLPNAELAIVASGLGGSRRQGAQRAGRTMRPAGSATVYVLATRGTSEEEFAQRQMRHLAEKGIRVTEQGIE, encoded by the coding sequence ATGACCGACGAGTCCGTCGATGACGGCGAAGAATCCGACATCGACACCGACGCTGTCACACGAAAGACGTTCCACGACGCGCTACAGGCGGAAGGGCGGCCCGTCGCGACCGCCCAACAGATCGCCCGCCGGCTCGACTGTTCGCAGGCCGCCGCTAGCGAGGCACTCGACCGATTGGCCGCCGACGGCGCCGCCGACCGCCTCGACGTGGAAGCCGATCCAGTCGTCTGGTATCCGACCGAGTGGCGCGACCTCGCGGACCGCGAGCGCGTGATCCTGTTTCCCGAGCGCCGCGAACTCGTCGTCGACCAGCCGAGCCAGTACACCCGCGCACAGCTATCACGGTTCGCCCACCTCGTCGACACCTCGGGCACCAAGGGGTATCTCTACCGCGTGCGCCAGGAGGACGTGTGGGCGGCGCCGTTCGACGATCTGAGCGCCCTCCTCCAGACGGTGCGCACCGTGCTGCCCCGTCGCTCGCCCCACCTGGAGGAGTGGATCGAGCGCCAGTGGACCCGCGCCCGGCAGTTCACGCTCACCACCCACGAGGACGGCTACACGGTCCTCGAAGCCGCGAGCGAGAGCCTGATGGGCAACGTCGCCCGACAGAAACTCGACGAGGAACACCTGCACGCCCCCATCTCTGACACCGAAAGCTGGGTCGTCGAGGGGAGCGAGGCCGCGATCAAGCGCATCCTCTACGAGGCGGGCTACCCCGTCGTCGACGAGCGCGATCTGGAGACGGGCGACCCTCTCGATATCGATCTGACGACCTCGCTCCGTGACTACCAGCAGGACTGGGTGGACCGCTTTCTGGACCAGCGCGCGGGTGTGTTCGTCGGCCCGTCGGGGAGCGGGAAGACCGTCGCCGCCATCGGCGCGCTCACCGCCATCGGCGGCGAGACGCTGATCCTCGTCCCGAGCCGCGAGCTCGCCGGCCAGTGGCGGACGGAACTGCTCGAACACACGACGCTCGCCCCCGAACAGATCGGCGAGTACCACGGCGGACAGAAGGACATCCGCCCGGTCACTATCGCCACCTATCAGGTCGCCGGGATGGACCGTCACCGATCGCTGTTCGACCGCCGAGAGTGGGGACTCATCGTCTACGACGAGGTCCACCACATCCCGAGCGAAGTGTATCGCCGGAGCGCAGACCTCCAGAGCAAACACCGTCTCGGCCTCTCGGCCACGCCCGTCCGGGAAGACGACCGCGAGACGGACATCTACACGTTGGTCGGCCCGCCCATCGGCACCGACTGGGACGCGCTCTTCGACGCCGGCTACGTTCAGGAGCCGGAGGTCGAAATCCGCTACCTGCCGTGGGCGAGCGACGAGGAACGAAACGCGTACGCGAGCGCGGAACCGCGGCAGAAACACCGCGTCGCCGCGGAGAATCCGGCGAAGATCGACGAGGTTCGGCATCTGCTCGCCGAGCAGCCGACGGCGAAGGCGCTGGTGTTCGTCGACTGGCTGGATCAGGGCCGAGAGATCGCGGACGCCATCGACGCCCCCTTCGTGAGCGGGGAGACGCCCCATCACGAACGCGACCGCCTGTTCGCGGAGTTCCGGGACGGCGAGCGCCGGACGCTCGTCGTCTCCCGCGTCGGCGACGAGGGGATCGACCTGCCGAACGCGGAGCTCGCCATCGTCGCCTCGGGACTCGGCGGGTCGCGCCGCCAGGGAGCCCAGCGGGCCGGACGGACGATGCGTCCCGCCGGGAGCGCGACGGTGTACGTGCTGGCGACCCGCGGCACGAGCGAGGAGGAGTTCGCCCAGCGGCAGATGCGCCACCTCGCCGAGAAGGGGATCCGCGTGACCGAACAGGGTATCGAGTGA
- a CDS encoding HalOD1 output domain-containing protein yields MNCSSSTGPGASPDLVVEIIETLEACGVDRDEYQLYDAIDVEALEQIVNSSGGNVEVQFTVEGHRLAVTPESVDVLIDDETSDSTDQ; encoded by the coding sequence ATGAATTGCTCTTCAAGCACGGGACCTGGGGCATCGCCGGATCTCGTCGTCGAGATTATCGAGACGCTCGAAGCGTGCGGGGTAGATCGGGACGAGTACCAGCTGTACGACGCTATCGACGTCGAAGCACTCGAACAGATCGTGAACTCGTCGGGTGGAAACGTGGAAGTACAGTTTACGGTGGAAGGGCACCGCCTTGCGGTGACTCCAGAGAGCGTCGACGTCCTGATTGACGACGAAACGTCCGATTCTACGGATCAGTAG
- a CDS encoding TATA-box-binding protein, translating into MSDPADSIEIQNVVASTGIGQELDLEALAEDLPGADFNPDNFPGLVYRTQDPKAAALIFRSGKIVCTGAKSIDDVHEALDIIFQKLRDLQIPVEEDPEITVQNIVSSADLGHTLNLNALAIGLGLEDVEYEPEQFPGLVYRMDDPDVVILLFGSGKIVITGGKRTADAAEAVEEIVERIDDLGLLG; encoded by the coding sequence ATGAGTGACCCGGCAGATTCGATAGAGATTCAGAACGTGGTGGCGTCGACCGGCATCGGACAGGAACTCGATCTCGAAGCGTTGGCCGAGGACCTACCCGGCGCCGACTTCAACCCCGACAACTTCCCAGGGCTGGTGTATCGGACGCAGGATCCGAAGGCCGCGGCCCTCATCTTCCGGTCCGGGAAGATCGTATGCACGGGCGCGAAAAGCATCGACGATGTCCACGAGGCATTGGATATCATCTTCCAGAAACTCCGTGACCTCCAGATTCCGGTCGAGGAAGACCCGGAGATTACGGTCCAGAACATCGTCTCCAGCGCGGACCTGGGGCACACGCTCAACCTCAACGCCCTCGCCATCGGGCTGGGCCTCGAAGATGTCGAGTACGAACCGGAGCAGTTCCCGGGGCTCGTCTATCGGATGGACGATCCGGACGTCGTCATCCTGCTGTTCGGCAGCGGAAAAATCGTCATCACGGGCGGGAAGCGGACCGCCGACGCCGCCGAAGCAGTCGAGGAGATTGTCGAGCGGATCGACGACCTGGGCCTGCTGGGATAA
- a CDS encoding transcription initiation factor IIB has translation MASRDIYERTFDEDGQADASANQCPECGGHVTTNAVETFCEACGLVLDAQPIDHGPEWRTFEDDETDPERTGAPLTPTRHDRGLSTEIGRRTDGNGNTLSGQKRCQLGRLRREHNRGRWRSKAERNLAHGLAETRRVASALDIPESIRDQACALYRSASSEDLLPGRSIEAIAAASVYAACRCNVLPRTLPEVGGVAKVAAERVEHAYGVLNRELGLPAMPTPPGAYVPRFASALGLSAGTRHRAEALAAKASDEQLAQGCTPSGLAAACLYMAAQERCERVTQADLAEVADVTPVTIRARWDELRTLVDDDGD, from the coding sequence ATGGCAAGTAGAGACATCTACGAGAGAACGTTCGACGAGGACGGACAGGCTGACGCAAGCGCGAACCAGTGCCCCGAGTGCGGCGGTCACGTCACAACGAACGCCGTGGAAACGTTCTGTGAGGCCTGTGGGCTGGTACTCGACGCACAGCCGATCGACCACGGCCCGGAATGGCGAACCTTCGAAGATGACGAGACAGATCCCGAGCGAACCGGCGCGCCGCTGACGCCGACCCGCCACGATCGCGGCCTGTCGACCGAAATCGGTCGCAGGACCGACGGCAACGGGAACACGCTCTCAGGGCAGAAACGCTGCCAGTTGGGCAGACTCAGACGGGAACACAACCGCGGTCGCTGGCGCTCGAAAGCCGAACGGAATCTCGCACACGGCCTGGCCGAGACGCGCCGTGTCGCGAGCGCGCTTGACATCCCGGAGAGCATTCGTGATCAGGCCTGTGCGCTCTACCGCAGTGCATCCAGCGAGGACCTCCTTCCTGGTCGTTCCATCGAAGCGATCGCCGCCGCGAGCGTCTACGCGGCGTGTCGCTGTAACGTCCTTCCACGCACACTTCCGGAGGTTGGTGGCGTCGCGAAGGTCGCCGCCGAGCGCGTCGAGCACGCCTACGGCGTCCTCAATCGCGAACTCGGACTCCCGGCCATGCCGACGCCGCCCGGAGCCTACGTTCCCCGATTCGCGTCTGCACTTGGGCTCTCGGCTGGGACACGGCACCGGGCGGAGGCACTCGCAGCAAAAGCGAGCGACGAGCAACTCGCGCAAGGGTGTACTCCGAGTGGACTCGCGGCGGCCTGTCTGTATATGGCAGCTCAAGAGCGGTGCGAGCGGGTCACCCAGGCCGACCTCGCCGAGGTTGCGGACGTGACCCCTGTCACGATTCGCGCACGATGGGACGAACTCCGTACGCTCGTCGACGATGACGGCGACTGA